From Acetobacter sp.:
AGGGAGAGAGGCGAAAACTCACGTAGCCGGTGTGCGCTGCTTCGTAATGCCATATCAGTTGCGGCCTTACCGATAATATCAGGATTCTTTCTGCCTGATTTTTTTGTCTGGAGAGGATTTGCGGAGTGCTGCCTCGACCCCCGCCAAAGGCGTGTCTTTGGAAGCAGCCTGTTATCAAAAGTTGGGTCGAAGGGGAGTTGCGGTCCCTTGCGGGTGGGGGCAAAGCACCCACAAAGGCATTCTACTGGACCGCTGGCGTGAGAAGGGACGACAACTTCGGCAGAATCTCTATTGATATAGTATAACATTGCCTTTAGGGGTTTCTGCCATGCGCGTTCCCCTGCCTTCCGCCGCCATTCTCGCGATGTGTTTCGGCGTTTTGTTCTCTGGCGTTCTGTCTGTCTCTCAGGCCAGCGCGGAGAGTGAGGATGTGACGCGCATTGTGGCTGCGGAAAATGTCTGGGGCGATATCGCCGCCCAGATCGGTGGCCCGAAGGTCGTTGTGGACAGTATTCTCAGTTCGCCCGACATTGATCCGCATCTGTTCGAGCCGTCTCCGGCGACGGCGCGCGAGGTGGAAAAGGCCGATCTGGTCATCCTGAACGGGGCGGGGTTTGATCCCTGGATGGACCGGATGGCGCATTCCAAGTCCACGATCCGGGTCGCGCCGCTTGCAGACTGGCAGGATGGCGGAAACCCGCACTTCTGGTTCGATCCGGTCGTGGTCGATCGCGTCGCCCGGGACATCGCCCGTCAGCTTCGGCTGGATACCGGTTCATCGGGAGGTCTGGCGTCTTTTGAAAGTGACCTTGCCCGCCTGCAGACACGCATCGTTCGTCTGGGGCAGCGTGTACGCGGGATTCCGATCGCCGCGACCGAGCCTCTGCCCGGCCGTCTGACGGATGAACTGGGGCTGGTTATGAAAAACAGCGCCTTCCAGCTCGCCGTGATGAACGATGTCGAGCCGGGGCCAGCCGTTGTCGCGCAGTTCGAGAATGATCTGAAAAGCGGCCGGATCAGGCTGCTGATCTATAATCGCCAGACAGTGACGCCCTCTGCCTCGCGTCTGCTGGAAGTCGCCAGAAAGGCGGGCGTTCCGTGCATGGCCCTGACCGAGACATTGCCACCGGGATTGCACTGGCAGGACTGGATGACGCAGATTCTCGATGAACTGGAACGTCATCTTCTGAAATCCGACCAGCACTGATGCGGGCGGAGGCGATCATCTGCGAGGATGTAACCGTAATACGGAACGGGAAATCCGTGCTGTCCAGCCTCTCCCTGTCCATTCCCGCCGGGCAGTTCGTCGGCCTGTTTGGGCCGAACGGCGCGGGCAAGACCACCTTTCTGCGAGCCCTGATGGGGCTGCTGCCGCTTCAGCAGGGACGGATCAGCGTGCTGGGGAAGCCGCCCGGCGCAGATATGAGCGATATCGGTTATATGCCGCAGAACCGGAGCGCCAACGGCGCGTCGCTCACAGGGTGGGATCTGCTGGCGTCCGGTATGTCCGGAAATCGGTGGGGGCTGCCGTGGCTCTCCCGTGCCGACAGAATGATCATTCAGGAAGCACTGGAAAGCGTGGACGCCGGCGATCTCGCCGCACGGCGGCTTGGGGAGCTTTCCGGCGGCGAGAGACAGCGTCTTCTGATCGCGCAGGCGCTGATCGGTTCTCCGCGACTGCTGCTGCTCGATGAACCGCTGGCCAGCCTTGATCCGGTGCGGATGCGTGACATTGCCGAACGTCTGGGCGCGTTTGTGAGGCAGAGGGGCATGACCGTGCTCTGTTCCGCGCATGACATCAACGCCCTGATGGGGGTCATGGACTCGGTGATATATGTCGCTCGCGGCCATGCCCGGCTGGGACGCGTGGATGAGGTGATGACCACGGAGGCGCTTTCCGCGCTCTACGGCGCACCGGTTGAAGTCTGCCGCACGCCGTCGGGTCGTCTGCTGGTCAGCGCGGACGCTTTGTGATGACCGTTTCTCAGACCATGACCGGTCGTTCCGATGCTTGACTACGATTTCATGCGGATGGCGTTCGCCGCTTCTGTCTTCGTGGCGCTGCTGGCAGGGCCGGTCGGATGGTTTCTCGTCCTGCGTCGTCAGAGCTTCGCCGGGCATGCGCTGGCGCATATTGCCTTTGCGGGCGCGGCGGGTGCGGCGCTTGTGGGCTGGTCCCCATTGGTCGGGCTGTTCGGGTCCTCCATTCTGGCGGGTGGCGCGATGGGCCTGCCGGACCAGAAGGCCGCCGGACGGGACGTCGCCATCGGTCTCGTGCTGTCACTGGCCATGGGGTGTGGTGTACTGTTCCTGCATCTGATGACACGGTCCGCTTCCGTGGCGAACGCCCTGCTGTTCGGCAATGTGCTCGGGGTGAGTCCTCAGACGCTGGGCTCTCTGGCGGTTTTCACTCTGGCGGGTCTTGCCGGGTTGGCCGTCCTGTCGCGTCCGCTTCTGTTCGCCAGTCTGCAACCGGAACTGGCTGAAGCACGCGGTGTGCGGGTGCGGATGGTGTCCATCCTTTTCCTGATGCTGGTGGGCGCGGCGACAGCCGAGGCGGCGCAGATCACCGGCGTTCTGCTCGTTTTCACCCTGATGGTGGGGCCTGGCGCGACGGCGCATCGGCTCGGTCTCTCGCCGTGGGCCGGTCTCGTCTGCGCGACGTTGCTGGCGGTTGCCGAGGCGTGGGGCGGGTTGATGCTGTCATGGTGGACGGATGCGCCGGTTTCCTTCTGGATCGCCGTGCTCAGCACGCTGGCTTTTCTTCTCGCGGGCCTGATGTCTGCCGGACGGCGTAAGGTCTGAAATCTTTCGTCACGCTGACGCATGACGCCCTTTAGCCAGCGTGCCTTGCACAGGCAGTGGAAAATTGGGACAAGCGACATGATGGATCGGGTTGTTCAGAAGGAACGGCGAATGCGCGGAACCCTGTGGCGTATGTGGAGCGCGGCGGCGCTTGTTGGCGGGATGCTGTCGGGGTTGCCTGCTGTCGCTCTGGCGCAGGATGCTCCTGATGATGACAAGTCGTCCGCGCCTGACATGCATGCTCTGGCCTCGCGCTTCAACGCGACCCGGGTGAAGAAGGATTACAGCTACATTCACCGTCCCCCCGGTGACAAGGTTGTGGAACAGCCCGACATCGACCGTCTGATGTTCTGGACCAAGGATGGTCAGCCGGATGGTTACGCCCAGAGACGCGGTGACAGCGTGATCTATTATAATCCCGGTGGTCAGGCCGTGCGCGTCCAGCGGCTCGCGCCCGGTGAAGGCGACTGAACCGGCTTCCGACTGGCGGGAGTTTTCCGGGTGGCGCATGTCCGGCTCCTGATCTGATACTGCTCCGGCGCGGACAGAGCGGCGAACCCCATCAAACGGATATGAGTGATGCTTCTGCATATTCCCCAGGTTCTGACAGCCGAAGAGCTGGCGCAGTGCCGCGCCGTCATGGACACGGCAGACTGGAAAGACGGCAAGGTGACGGCGGGGCAGCAGTCGGCCAAGGCGAAAAACAACCTGCAACTGCCGCTCAACCATCCTGAGCATCGTGCGCTGGCTGATCTTGTACTGCGGGCGCTGGGGCGTAATCCGCTGTTCAACAGTGCGGTCATTCCATTGCGTGTCGTGCCGCCTCTGTTCAATCGCTATGATCCGGGCATGGAGTTCCGCGCGCATGTGGACAACGCCGTGCGGCCTATTCCCGGCTCGGGTGGGCTGCGTATCCGCACGGATGTATCCTCGACCCTGTTCCTCAATGATCCGGAGGATTACGAGGGTGGCGAACTGATCATCTACGACGAATCCGGTACAAGGGAGGTCAAACTCCCTGCCGGTGACATGATCGTTTACGACACGACGGTTCTGCATTCGGTTGAGCCGGTGACGGAAGGGACGCGGCTGGCCTCGTTTTTCTGGACTCAGTCCATGGTGCGGGATGAAAGCCAGCGGCGTATCCTGTTTACCCTCGATCAGCAGATCATGGATTTGCGCGCCCGGCTGGAGGATGACGATCCGGCCGTTCTCGGTCTGGTCAATGTGTATCACAACCTCATGCGACAATGGTGTGACGTGATGTAGCCCTGCGGGATCAGGGACTTTTCTTTTGGTGCGTGAGTGAGGTGATGGTTACAGAAGCGACGGCGCGGTTTTCAGACCGGCAGTTGGACAGGCTGTTCGAGGCCATTCTGGTCAATGACGTGGCGGAAGAGCAGGTCACTCTGCCGGAGACCGTTCCATCTCCTCTTGAGGATGATGTCGTCGAGGACTGTTTCGGAATCAGTCATGAACTCTGGGTGCGACAGGTGGATCGTCGGGCGCTGGCGGCGCTTGCCGGGCAGCTTGTTCTTTCGGCTGACATTGATGCGGAAGGGCGCGTAGCCTTCAAGCATATCCGTGCAAAATTCAAACACATGCGCTTTGCCTGCGTGCTGTACACAGCGCGACACCAGAGTCCGATCCTGTTCAAGAGTGTCACCACGCTGATGGGGCATGTGCAGGATGCCTTCCGGAATGGTCATTCCCTGAAGACCCGTCTTTATGCGCTGGTGCTGCGCCTGATGATCGTCACGCCTGTCTGGCGCCTGATGGAGAGAGAATTGTCCCGGATGAGGCTCGAAACGGGAGCAGCGTTTGAGCGATATCTGCGTGAACAGATCAGGATGCTATCCGACAGCCTGAGTGCAGACAGCATGACCGCGCATCCTTTTCATGCGCTTCGCAAGATCATCAGTCGGCAGGTGTCTTTTTTTGACGATTACAGAACGATTTTTCCAGACAGTCGTTCTGATGTGATGGCGCGTTATCTCAGCGACCTGAATGGTCGCATGGGTCGGATGCATGATGATCTCATTTTGAAACATGCAACAGGGGAGCAGGATTATCGAATCCATCGCTTCCCTCTTGACGTGGCCTTGCGGGAAAAGCTGAACAATCTGGTGCGTCAGTATCCGTTATAGGGCGAGCACTCTGATTGAGGTTCGGGAAGAGTGCTCTTTGTTTTCTGACGAAAACTTTGTTTTTTAGAAACACTCCTGATTTCCATGTAAGGAATGAGAAGTGTCTTCCGGTGCCCTGACTTTTTCCAGAGATGCAAAAATGCGGAATGCGCATGGGCCGGACGGCTGACAATCGGAGCTCTTCTTCTCGTGCAGAGAGATCCGGGCTTTCAGAAATGAAAATGATATCCCGACAATAATATTTTTTGAAAATTTTGACGTAGGTCTTCCTGTTTCTGTCCAGATATCCGCGTCAATGGTTTATCGCAAACAGAATCAATAAAAGAGGCTTATTTGATACGCCATTTTTTGTGTGGAGACGGATATTTTCTGTGGGCCGTGCGTGAGGTCTGCCTTCAGGTCTGAGCCGGTATCTTATCAAGGAAAACCGGAGAGAGTCACTTTGACTGGCCAGAATTTTGATGCCTGCCTGGATTTTGTTCGTACGGCTGAAGGTGGGTACAGTGAAGATCCAAAGGATCTGGGTAACTGGCTGCCTGATGAAAACGGTCGGAAAGGCGTCCTGATCGGCAGTCATTACGGCGTTTCCGCAGCAATGCTGGCATCATGGAGAAAGCCCCACCCCGTTTCTCAGGATGATATGCGCGATCTGGACCTTGAGACCTTTGATGCCATCGCCCGCTCCAGATTCTGGAATCCGCTGGTCTGTTCCGCTCTGCCCGCCGGTCTTGATCTCATGGTGTTCGACTTCGGATGGAATTGCGGTGTGTCCGCGTCCGCCCGCCTGTTGCAGCGGATGGTGGGGGTCACGATGGACGGATGTATTGGTCCGCAGACTCTCTCAGCGCTGAATCATATGAATGCCTCCGAACTGCTGCCGCAGATTGACCCGGAGAATCTGGCGATCCTGCACACTCGTCTCGGACTGCCAGCCAGCAGCGGTATCGGACCGGAAGTGAAGCGGGCTCTTGAAGGCCAGCAGATGATGGAACTGCTTCTTGTGCTCGTCCTGTCGGGTATGCAGGAACGTGAATACAGGGTGCGGGCCGGTTTTCGTCGCTGGGGGCGGGGATGGCTTGCCCGCACGAAGCGCCGCACCGAGACGGCGCTTGCCCTTGTCGCTGCCGCCAGAGGGAGAGAGGCAGGTCCGGCCATATTCTGAGCGTTTCCTGCGGAAAACACCGCTCCTTTAATGTCGGCGGCGATGCCGGGCCATTATTCTGTTCCGTATTGTGGTCGCGACCTGATTGACGGTTGCCACAATTGTTTTTCATGATGGTCTCATGACAATTCGTTCCTCTGGCGCCGTCGAAAGTCTCGCTCCCCTGTTGCACGCGCTGGCGCAACAGGAACGTGAGAGATCAGATGATGCAAAAACCCGGCGTCTTGCCAGAACGCTGGGTCTTGTCACGGCTGAATGCGCGACGGCGGTTATTGAGGGCGACAGGGAAGAGGTGGTCCGGAGTAGCGCCGGGTTCATCCGGGAGCTGGTCGCGATATGGGCTGATCAGGGGCTTGACCCCGATGCCGTGTGGACGGAACTGCACTGTCGGATTGAAATGGGAGAGTTGTGCCTGCGTCTGAGCCGTGCCTCCGGACCGCACAAGGGGCGACGCAAGGGACCGTGGCGGGTTGCGACCAGCAAACTGCCATAATGTCGTGAGACAGATAGCGGCTGGGGAGAGATGCGCTCAGGCCGGATACCGCTCCAAAAGTAACGCAGAGTAATGATCTGTTTCTGTTTTAAGAGAGCTTTCAGGACTCTTCGGCTAGGCATCCCTGAGACCTTTGATGAGGATGTAAAGAGCAGCCGTGTTGTGAGGATAAGCCCCCCAGTGTTCCGAGACAGGCTGTCTGGTGGCGTGGTTGCGTCTGATCGGGGCGCTGTCTGATGGCAGCCGCCCTTTCATTTGTGTCTGAGCATATTCCCGCATGGAATACCGTGCAGGTTGCGCTGGGAGAGGCCGTGCGGGCGGTTGTGAACACGCCGACATCGGCGCCTGCCCTGCTGGTGGAGCTGATTCTGGCCCTGTCCATTGTCAGCGGGTTCAGAAAAGGCCTCACACGGGAAATAATGGGACTGATCGCCTGGGCTGTGGCCGGCGTGGCGGCGATCAGATACCGGCATGTCTTTGTCGTATGGGCGATACCGACGATGGAGCCGGTGGAACTGGCAGATGGGATCGGGTTCGGTGTGATATTCTTTGGCGGTCTGGCTGTCGGCGCCCTTGTGTCCAGCCTTTTCGCCCACCTTATCAGAATCTCTCCTCTGGCCGGGCTGGACAAGCTTTTGGGCGGGATGTTCGGGGTTCTGCGGGGTGGAACGGTTATTGTGACCCTCTATATGGCCTCTCACTGGGTTACAGCCACGAATATGGTTGTGGCCGGACAGCGTGGCGATGGAACAACAGAGAACTCGATAACGACCGCGCTCTCCTATATTGCGCCCCTGATGTCGAGATTTGTGCCCTCAGACCTTGCGCGAGACGCTGGCTCGGGCCATGACCTCGGCGAGCCGGAAGACGTGCCCGGCGAGGCTTACCCAGAGAACCCCTGACGCGCCACGTAATCGGGTCTGCGTGGATGATGATCGGGGGAAGGATGAAAACTGATGTCCGAACAGCTTTCTCTCCGGCAGACGGCGGTGACCACCCATCCATGGGCTGACGACCGGCAGGAGGGGGATGACAAGTTCCACGAAGAGTGCGCCGTTTTCGGGGCATGGAACGTCGCGGATGCGGCGGCCATAACCGCTCTTGGCCTGCATGCGCTTCAGCATCGCGGGCAGGAAGCCTCCGGTATTGTCAGCTATGATGGAAAGAAATTTTCTTCCCATCGCGGTCTCGGTCTGGTGGGCGACGTCTTCCATGATACCCGGATCATGGCCGGTCTGCCGGGCGCCTGTTCGGTCGGGCACAACCGCTATTCCACGACGGGCGACACCCTGCTGCGTAACGTGCAGCCGTTATTCGCCGAGTTCGAGTTCGGTGGACTTGCCGTCGCCCATAACGGCAACCTGACCAACGCCCACGTTCTCCGCCGTGCGCTGATCCGTCGCGGGTGCCTGTTCCAGTCCACTACGGACACGGAAGTCTTCATCCACCTCATCGCCATCTCGCTTTACGCCACGGTCGAGGATCGCCTGATCGACGCGCTGAAGCAGGTGCAGGGCGCCTATTCGCTGGTCGTGCTGTCGCAGGATGCGCTGATGGGCGTGCGGGACCCGCTGGGTGTGCGTCCGCTGGTTCTGGGCAAGCTGCCGGGTGCGGCTGATGATGCGTCCGGCTGGGTGTTCGCCTCCGAAAGCTGCGGTCTGG
This genomic window contains:
- a CDS encoding metal ABC transporter solute-binding protein, Zn/Mn family, with the protein product MRVPLPSAAILAMCFGVLFSGVLSVSQASAESEDVTRIVAAENVWGDIAAQIGGPKVVVDSILSSPDIDPHLFEPSPATAREVEKADLVILNGAGFDPWMDRMAHSKSTIRVAPLADWQDGGNPHFWFDPVVVDRVARDIARQLRLDTGSSGGLASFESDLARLQTRIVRLGQRVRGIPIAATEPLPGRLTDELGLVMKNSAFQLAVMNDVEPGPAVVAQFENDLKSGRIRLLIYNRQTVTPSASRLLEVARKAGVPCMALTETLPPGLHWQDWMTQILDELERHLLKSDQH
- a CDS encoding glycoside hydrolase family 108 protein is translated as MTGQNFDACLDFVRTAEGGYSEDPKDLGNWLPDENGRKGVLIGSHYGVSAAMLASWRKPHPVSQDDMRDLDLETFDAIARSRFWNPLVCSALPAGLDLMVFDFGWNCGVSASARLLQRMVGVTMDGCIGPQTLSALNHMNASELLPQIDPENLAILHTRLGLPASSGIGPEVKRALEGQQMMELLLVLVLSGMQEREYRVRAGFRRWGRGWLARTKRRTETALALVAAARGREAGPAIF
- a CDS encoding metal ABC transporter ATP-binding protein, translated to MLSSLSLSIPAGQFVGLFGPNGAGKTTFLRALMGLLPLQQGRISVLGKPPGADMSDIGYMPQNRSANGASLTGWDLLASGMSGNRWGLPWLSRADRMIIQEALESVDAGDLAARRLGELSGGERQRLLIAQALIGSPRLLLLDEPLASLDPVRMRDIAERLGAFVRQRGMTVLCSAHDINALMGVMDSVIYVARGHARLGRVDEVMTTEALSALYGAPVEVCRTPSGRLLVSADAL
- a CDS encoding Fe2+-dependent dioxygenase; translation: MLLHIPQVLTAEELAQCRAVMDTADWKDGKVTAGQQSAKAKNNLQLPLNHPEHRALADLVLRALGRNPLFNSAVIPLRVVPPLFNRYDPGMEFRAHVDNAVRPIPGSGGLRIRTDVSSTLFLNDPEDYEGGELIIYDESGTREVKLPAGDMIVYDTTVLHSVEPVTEGTRLASFFWTQSMVRDESQRRILFTLDQQIMDLRARLEDDDPAVLGLVNVYHNLMRQWCDVM
- a CDS encoding phosphoribosyl-ATP pyrophosphatase codes for the protein MTIRSSGAVESLAPLLHALAQQERERSDDAKTRRLARTLGLVTAECATAVIEGDREEVVRSSAGFIRELVAIWADQGLDPDAVWTELHCRIEMGELCLRLSRASGPHKGRRKGPWRVATSKLP
- a CDS encoding metal ABC transporter permease, with product MLDYDFMRMAFAASVFVALLAGPVGWFLVLRRQSFAGHALAHIAFAGAAGAALVGWSPLVGLFGSSILAGGAMGLPDQKAAGRDVAIGLVLSLAMGCGVLFLHLMTRSASVANALLFGNVLGVSPQTLGSLAVFTLAGLAGLAVLSRPLLFASLQPELAEARGVRVRMVSILFLMLVGAATAEAAQITGVLLVFTLMVGPGATAHRLGLSPWAGLVCATLLAVAEAWGGLMLSWWTDAPVSFWIAVLSTLAFLLAGLMSAGRRKV
- a CDS encoding CvpA family protein, translating into MAAALSFVSEHIPAWNTVQVALGEAVRAVVNTPTSAPALLVELILALSIVSGFRKGLTREIMGLIAWAVAGVAAIRYRHVFVVWAIPTMEPVELADGIGFGVIFFGGLAVGALVSSLFAHLIRISPLAGLDKLLGGMFGVLRGGTVIVTLYMASHWVTATNMVVAGQRGDGTTENSITTALSYIAPLMSRFVPSDLARDAGSGHDLGEPEDVPGEAYPENP